From a region of the Panicum virgatum strain AP13 chromosome 2K, P.virgatum_v5, whole genome shotgun sequence genome:
- the LOC120666251 gene encoding uncharacterized protein LOC120666251: MSRSRSDHFPSSSPTAAIPGRMLCAKEIATSKNLAAEASKDTSARKIAPPGNKIRIRLPPRKRLAEGVQTMSTVVPEDTKIHPAKKVSEHTDENTPSTTFVDNKVKAEEVCSKDIGEGQCQEANSNCLITTMSNSTLPEEPNLIVSSLNLTTATEVQVKEEFSYPERKELCEEGNKFIINKGLPLEDSSNMPRKESYIGAISNTPSKNKSIISKVEKNNCSCIIPSKRLLCETNSNSSSKGVTIEAKINNSRKNVTTSAVKGEEANGNTLGNNLFEEARKNTATAKLSTEAINCAPSRRPADPANDKKSSKKLRTSAVHATGTSHNPSRMKLSTSASPDVEQSTSAAFLEATKEYKEFEEKVKRTVYLDNLSLLATDAVIKMALNQFGNVKNVNFLTNYTVPFDIPQSALVEMETEKDAEYVVNMLDEFPFMMSGMPRPVRVKRATAVMFNDRPQKPGRKLEFCWVGPTDPDFHDVRRFKLMSKRHEVENLALIKNQLHEEALLAKHQQDNLNFHYRKLESIDGVIMTGWLNHLTRIYNLNFDEVY; the protein is encoded by the exons ATGTCTCGTTCCCGCAGCGACCacttcccctcctcctcccccaccgcGGCGATTCCAGG GAGGATGTTGTGTGCCAAGGAAATAGCCACATCCAAAAACCTGGCTGCTGAAGCCAGCAAGGACACCAGTGCCAGGAAAATTGCCCCACCTGGGAACAAAATTCGTATACGCCTGCCACCGAGAAAGAGGTTAGCTGAGGGTGTTCAGACCATGAGCACAGTAGTACCTGAGGATACTAAAATCCACCCGGCTAAAAAAGTATCTGAACATACTGATGAAAACACCCCAAGCACGACCTTTGTGGACAATAAAGTGAAGGCTGAGGAGGTATGCAGCAAAGACATAGGAGAAGGACAGTGTCAAGAGGCAAACAGCAACTGTCTGATCACAACTATGTCAAACAGCACACTACCTGAAGAGCCTAATTTGATTGTCTCGAGTCTGAACCTGACAACTGCCACTGAAGTGCAGGTTAAAGAGGAATTCAGTTACCCTGAAAGAAAGGAGCTGTGTGAAGAGGGAAACAAATTCATCATAAACAAGGGGCTGCCTCTTGAGGACAGCAGCAATATGCCAAGGAAGGAATCATACATAGGAGCTATCAGCAATACCCCAAGCAAGAACAAATCAATCATTAGCAAAGTGGAAAAGAACAACTGCAGCTGCATCATCCCGAGCAAGAGGTTGCTCTGTGAGACAAACAGCAATTCTTCGAGCAAGGGGGTAACTATAGAGGCTAAGATCAACAACTCAAGGAAAAATGTGACAACATCTGCAGTGAAGGGTGAGGAGGCAAATGGCAACACTCTGGGGAATAACCTATTCGAAGAAGCTAGAAAGAACACTGCCACTGCGAAGCTGTCTACTGAGGCTATAAACTGTGCCCCAAGCAGAAGACCAGCTGATCCAGCTAATGACAAGAAATCTAGCAAAAAGCTGCGCACATCTGCGGTACATGCTACTGGCACCAGCCACAACCCTTCTAGAATGAAACTTTCTACCTCTGCTAGCCCGGATGTGGAACAAAGTACCAGTGCTGCATTCTTGGAGGCCACAAAAGAGTATAAAGAGTTTGAGGAGAAGGTTAAGAGAACTGTATACCTTGATAACTTGTCTCTCCTGGCTACAGATGCAGTCATAAAGATGGCTTTGAACCAATTTGGGAATGTAAAAAATGTCAATTTTCTGACCAACTACACTGTTCCATTTGATATTCCTCAATCTGCATTAGTAGAAATGGAAACTGAGAAGGATGCTGAATATGTGGTCAACATGCTAGATGAGTTCCCGTTCATGATGTCCGGGATGCCAAGGCCTGTGAGGGTGAAGCGAGCCACAGCAGTAATGTTCAATGACCGTCCACAGAAACCTGGTAGAAAGTTAGAATTCTGTTGGGTGGGCCCCACAGATCCTGATTTTCATGATGTCAGAAGGTTTAAGTTGATGTCCAAGAGACATGAGGTGGAAAATTTAGCATTAATCAAG AATCAACTGCATGAGGAAGCATTGCTTGCAAAGCATCAGCAGGACAACCTGAATTTTCATTACAGGAAGCTTGAAAGTATAGATGGCGTCATTATGACTGGCTGGCTTAATCATCTTACTCGCATTTATAACCTCAATTTTGATGAAGTGTATTGA
- the LOC120666258 gene encoding uncharacterized protein LOC120666258, translated as MASSKKPSLFISLLLLLLVVSVVHGAQPADAGDTTAAAAGGAERVTVRSSAGHGHGYSSHSGGHTSGGTPEQGGAGAVDPRNLNARSHHRSAAASRAGLGHSSSPVAWGLVGAILAVALLP; from the exons ATGGCGAGCTCCAAGAAACCCTCCCTCTTCATCTCCctgctcctcctcttgctcgtTGTTTCAGTTGTCCATGGAGCTCAGCCTGCAGATGCTGGGGACACAACAG cagcagcagcaggcggcgccGAGCGGGTCACGGTGAGGAGCTCAGCAGGCCATGGGCACGGGTACAGCAGCCACAGCGGCGGGCACACGAGCGGCGGCACGCcggagcagggcggcgcgggggccgTAGACCCCCGGAACCTCAACGCCAGGAGCCACCACCGCAGcgccgcggcgagcagggccggcCTTGGGCACTCTTCTTCTCCGGTGGCTTGGGGGCTTGTCGGAGCGATCCTTGCCGTGGCTCTTCTGCCATGA